Proteins from a genomic interval of Lycium ferocissimum isolate CSIRO_LF1 chromosome 2, AGI_CSIRO_Lferr_CH_V1, whole genome shotgun sequence:
- the LOC132044783 gene encoding homeobox-leucine zipper protein ATHB-52-like, which translates to MDFLNAQTRKNHLKCHKKRLTQDQVRLLEISFNSNNKLDSDRKSQLAQELGLPPRQVAIWYQNKRARWKSQSLEVDYKAMQQRLDSALEDNEKLKLEVERLRKELKKKTQEMLLGFNTTTNNYSSISSSCDEVGSSCLQLHDQSKHNHLDKELYACLIGDEGHFGTPDGHNFFG; encoded by the coding sequence ATGGATTTCTTGAATGCCCAAACTAGGAAGAACCATCTAAAATGCCACAAGAAAAGGCTCACCCAAGATCAAGTGAGGCTCTTGGAGATCAGCTTCAACTCCAACAACAAGCTCGATTCTGATAGAAAATCCCAACTTGCCCAGGAACTGGGGTTGCCACCTAGACAAGTTGCAATATGGTATCAGAACAAGCGAGCACGTTGGAAAAGCCAAAGCCTCGAGGTTGACTACAAGGCCATGCAACAAAGACTAGATAGTGCTCTAGAAGATAATGagaagttgaaattggaagttgagAGGCTTCGAAaggaactaaaaaaaaaaactcaagaaaTGTTGTTGGGGTTCAACACCACAACTAATAATTATTCATCAATTTCAAGCTCTTGTGATGAAGTTGGGAGTTCATGTTTGCAGCTTCATGATCAATCTAAACATAATCATCTTGATAAGGAGCTTTATGCTTGTTTAATCGGTGATGAAGGCCACTTTGGGACACCCGATGGGCATAATTTCTTTGGTTAA